A single Pantoea rwandensis DNA region contains:
- the rsmG gene encoding 16S rRNA (guanine(527)-N(7))-methyltransferase RsmG, producing the protein MINKLSQLLDAANISLTDQQKQQLVGYVELLHKWNKAYNLTSVRDPQQMLVRHILDSVVVEPHLQGERFIDVGTGPGLPGIPLAIVRPQAHFTLLDSLGKRIRFLRQVQHELGLTNITPVQSRVEEFPAEPPFDGVISRAFASLEDMLNWCHHLPGTSGRFYALKGVRPDDEISALPAGFVVEKIESLHVPELDGERHLVVLSRQ; encoded by the coding sequence GTGATTAACAAACTCTCCCAGCTGCTCGATGCGGCAAATATTTCTCTTACCGATCAACAAAAACAGCAGCTCGTCGGCTATGTAGAATTGCTGCATAAGTGGAACAAGGCGTACAACCTGACATCGGTACGCGATCCGCAGCAGATGCTGGTGCGCCATATTCTCGACAGCGTGGTCGTCGAACCGCATTTACAAGGCGAGCGCTTTATTGATGTGGGCACCGGGCCGGGTCTGCCAGGGATTCCGTTAGCCATTGTCCGTCCACAGGCGCATTTCACGCTACTGGATAGCCTGGGAAAACGCATCCGTTTCCTGCGTCAGGTGCAACATGAGTTAGGGCTCACTAACATCACCCCGGTACAAAGTCGTGTGGAAGAGTTCCCTGCAGAGCCACCGTTTGATGGCGTTATCAGCCGTGCCTTTGCTTCGCTGGAAGACATGCTGAACTGGTGCCATCATTTGCCGGGCACCTCAGGCCGCTTCTACGCACTGAAGGGGGTGCGTCCGGATGATGAAATTTCAGCCTTGCCTGCGGGCTTTGTGGTGGAGAAGATTGAATCTCTGCATGTGCCAGAACTGGATGGTGAACGTCATTTAGTGGTGCTGTCTCGCCAATAG